Part of the Ctenopharyngodon idella isolate HZGC_01 chromosome 24, HZGC01, whole genome shotgun sequence genome, gaagtcagaataaactgtaaaaccagcagtgcagtGTATAGTGGTAATTACTTacactggtacttacagaaacctggagaagctcctaaactcctcatatattatgcaacaagccgttatactggaactccatctagattcagtggcagtggatctggcagtgatttcactctgaccatcagtggagtccagactgaagatacaggagattattactgtctgaGTTTCCACTATCCAAACAGTCaatatgtgttcacacagtgataaagagtggtacaaaaacctcggtcagtcagacgtcacagtgatgcactgatacagctgagagatactgcagctgctgatggaggatcacaaacaacacaatggtgtatcaaacctttcagagactttatttattatgatttattaagtAAACATGTAACATACAATCTTATATTCCTTTCTAAACTGGACTAAAATGtggagaaaatgtgagtggtgctcgtCCCTGCAAAActttacactacaatattatctGTATTATTTACTGTAGGAAAGTCAATCCCTTTATTTGCTCTTCCATACTTCCCCACTAGAGGGTCACATGTCTTTAACATAACTGAGTTTTACACACCTTTCCTTTAAGActgtggctgcatccaaaatcacattcttccctactatatagtaggtcaaaaacagtatgtgacaaaaaaagtatgtctgaattcacagtactctagggctgtgtccgaaattgccccctatacccttaaatagggcactatttgaggggacagccatttgtagtggtgtccgaaaccatagtggacgctACCGAGTggactcattcaatcccacagtGCGATAagggctagagaatacccacaAGGCAATGTGAGAGTCGCCAAATAAATGACTGCGTCTGACCAGAGGATGGCGactgcagctgaatcatccatccatccatccatttgtgTGGCTTACTGTCTATAtggtaatatcatacaggtataaattaatttttacttgattattaaaatgtttaattaaggtttatacatgcaagttttcatgacagagttaaaaatacatttttcattactactggagctgtcAGTTTGTTAAGTttcaaatgaataataaacatcAAACACAAACTATGTAAAATCGGCAGAAGCACTCAGTgaccgaattcactcactcattttcattcactccttcaagtggactatattagtgactaatgtagggaatagtgaatgagggtatagggggcgatttcgaacacagcataGGTGTTCTCTTGGCGTGTTTGTTGTGTTCCTACGGTAATGCTGGCACTTTGAACTAATAAATATTGACTGCTTTGGTAAACcgaattaataattaaagacatgtttacataaatgttttattggaaTTTTTTAGGAGGTTATGTACAGTTATTaactgtatttgtattttttgtcgtttaaatgtaaatgcttCGATTAGCATTAGCTTATGGACATGCCCTGTTTTACATGTAAATGTGCATTATGTGTGTCTTTACAGGTATGTTTGGACTTGCTTTTAAGTCCATAtatgtttaattatataaataaaaataaaagaaatacaaataatttttatctttgttttttttttttgtaccataGGTTTATATCAACAAGGATGGCACTCTTAGTGTTTATTCATATATTAgttaaagctgctgtctgtaACTGTTTTTGGTTAATAATtatccaaaataaatttttgagcaagtacataatcATCCAGTGTTCATATCTTCGTTAATCATGAGTTCATGTTGAAGTAGTTCATGTActgttattgtaaagtgtaaccaagTTCATAGATAATATTCTGATATAGTATGTATGTACATTATGTATCAGATACTTGGTCAGATGATTCCTCATATATTTTTCAGCACTGGTAATGAATAAACCAATCATAGTTGTGGTGTTAAAGCCACAGTCAAACTGTCGGTCAAACTGGTCACATGACTGAATATGGACACAGAGATGGACGTTCATCTGCTCATCCTCAGTGTCTCAGTagtcagaataaaaataaaactactgaactaacaaaaaataacattagtcagaatgtaaatgatcattctgtaactctagtgtatattagtttgtctgttgtaaatcctgcccacttctttgcattgtcacacatgcttcagtgctctgagagtgtttatagtgctgtgagtttaacacttcatgactgagagcagaacagaacacaatcttcatcatcacacaagacaaaagaacaacaatgaacaaaatcaccttcttcatctggactctcacactgtttgctCAAGGTCTGTGTAACGCAGCTCTAcaattattctcttgaaatattaaatgtttataattttaaataatatatatatatatatatatatatatatattttttttttttttttttttcttgttctttctttcagagtgtagaggacagtacactgtaactcagagtccatcaataacagcagttcaaccaggacaagaagtcagaataaactgtaaaaccagcagtgcagtGTATAGTAGTAATCGTTtagcctggtacttacagaaacctggagaagctcctaaactcctcatatattatgcaacaagccgttatactggaactccatctagattcagtggcagtggatctggcagtgatttcactctgaccatcagtggagtccagactgaagatacaggagattattactgtcagagtgcaCACTGTCCTAGTAgctgtgtgttcacacagtgataaagagtggtacaaaaaccttgGTCGGAAATTCAGTCACTTTAATTGCACTTCCATGCTTCATCACTAGATGGCGTGTCTGTTACATAACTGAGTTctctatctgtcagtcactttgaCGTTGTGTCGACGTGATGACACTAGTgtagtgtttctcaaccttttttactTGATGGCCTCCTCCTTCATACTGCAGTGCCCCCCTAAGATGCCTGACATTTCCTCTTATACTGAACTTCCACAGCAAAGAGAGaaaagtgtttgtatttaagcttttttattaacatttgtttGCATTATTACTCTTCTACtgcatgttttgtaatattctttaatattctttttgaaAACATAATTGGTAAATTACAGCTATGCTTTATAACTTAAAGAAATCCCTCTGCTAAATTATAATACTCTGATGTTATCCAGGTCGAGTGATTGCATCTGTGCCAACAGAACGACTGAGACTCCCATCTAAAGCCTGTCGGTTCACGTCGTCTCTGATAACAAGAACTTAATGCTGTTGGACAGGCTGTCTCTGCTGTACATGCCACGGACATGAACGAGGACAGTCCCGACCCAGCACACATGCAGGAACTATGCTTGTCTAacgatttattaataattaataatcatcaataattaataatcataaactGTGAGGTAAGATTAGTTTACACACATCAGAAGGCCTACTCTCTCATCTCTGCATAGAAAAACACACGTGCAAATGAGATGCTAAAATTCAATGGTTAAAAGCAGCACTTTAAAGGAAAATTCACTAATCACTGATGCACATTATGACAGAAACCCTTAACAATGTTCTAACATCATAAATACAGCGATTATGATATAAAGATACAGTATAGCAAATACAGGATAAATGTGAAACAGCAAAACGACCTCTGCTTCCCCATCGACATACAGCATGACTTAAACTACATAGCTGAATTCCTGAGAATGAGAgctacccccccccccccccccccccccccccccccccccccccccccatcacGGCAGGGGGGCGATTTGGGATGACTATATATTTAAgccttaatttattattttgtgtaacataaaaacaaatgtcattATATTCTATGTAAAGCTGAGaatctaagctttcaaatggtACCATATTGAGGccaaaagtgttaaaaaattaAGTGTAAATGTTATGATGAACCACTGCGGCCCACCCACAGGCCGGTGCGGGTTAAGAGGTTAAtacatcataataaataaagtctctGGTACTTGAATACTGCAGATCTTTTTtacaccattgtgttgtttgtggtcctccatcagcagctgcagtatctctcagctgtatcagtgcatcactgtgacgtcagactgaccgaggtttttgtaccactctttatcactgtgtgaacacagctTTACTGTTGATATAGTGttcactctgacagtaataatctcctgtatcttcagtctggactccactgatggtcagagtgaaatcactgccagatccactgccactgaatctagatggagttcctgactggagGCTGTTGGTCCAATAAgtcaggagtttaggagcttctccaggtttctgtaagtaccaggacAGACAGGGTGGGTTACAGCCTGTTAAAGGAGTGCTGGCGGAGTATCTCATCACAACAGTTTTTCCTGGTCCAACTGTATGAACTACAGTTCGAGTTCGAGTAACTGTGATCTGTTAACTGGAAGAGaaattaatatattcaaatgtaaaGTACATCAAGGCAATAGAACATGATGTGTCATATTAGAAATAGACgtcatattcataaaatataaaactttagtATTTTTAGTTATAAGCAAGTCAGAGTTTCACTGTATACCTGATATACAGatcagagtccagatgaagaagttATCACCACTTAATGATGATGTGtttcaaggatctgtgttaggccctctgttgTTTTCAATACATGCAGCCATATGCAACATTATTAGAAAACATGGTattagtttccactgttatGCCAACAATgttcagttatatatttcatcacaACCGGATGGAATGTGTAAATTATGCAATTTGACAGATTGTGTCAAAGACATAAAACATTGAATGACAAGtaattttcttctgttaaattCAGACACTGCAatacttattggaccaaaaacctgcaCACAGAATCTCTTAGACAGTGATACAATCTAATGAAACGGTCATACAAAAACCTCTATTCCACTCGAGTGAACACAaactccagcagagagagagaaacaacactTCAACACACTGATATTAGAAGAAACTCAGATCTTCTCAACACTCAAACATTCAGTTTGGACAAAATGCTTTTCAAAAAGGAGCAATAAACACACTTTCATTTAAACAAGCATTTATTGATCTCATTTACAACAGACATGATTCATTTTGGCTTTATATCCTATATTTCTCATTCGTTCTCTCGTTGTGTGCTaatataacactgtttaaagaaACAGAtctgtgacctttgacctcttttaTCATGGATGATGTTGTGGAGTTTCTCATAATGATCTTCTGTTCTTCATATGAATCAATCATCATGATTCACAAGAAAACCTGCAGCTTCAGACTTCAATCTTCAGTGAAAATCTGTTCAAATATTGAGTTTACTGAATAGCCAAAGTCAATAGAAAGAGTcaacaatgaaaatataaaaggtaTTTTGCATGTTCTACACAGTCAAGCATGTTTTCATATTCAGGTCTGTTATAAAAGTATCTGGACTCATTATGAATCtcccagcctggtctcattgttaatacgcaGGTATAAATACGTAACTTTCCAAGACACAAAACacttttgtacgtttagaaaggtgctgaaacgtacaatattgacatatttagaggactaaaacatgaaaatacttattttattattaatattttttcagcaaaagaaaagtaaaatatttacgaatctttcatgtcataaatatataatgtataatttcccttgtatcgtttgtagataaatgtaagatccctaaaccccatcccgaacctaaacatacatattttataccgaatgttaaaagaaaaaaaaaaaaacataatggaaagaaatgtgtaggaaaaatataacattaaaaccatattttgagccgctaatcctacacctaccccaaaacctacccataaccatttcttaaaactacctactgttataaataaaataacaaacaaaacaagcgaaacaacaataatttatttattgcgaaAATGTCCAAAAGTgctaccaaaagtagttcaaatgatgatgagttgcagtcgcagtcctctctggcggtaatagttttttaaagggtacagagcagatgtcacgatcactgtctgtgcctgtcagttcctggactccacttcccataatcctcccttccaatcacacgcaccaatcaccaattgccacacacacctgcagatcattacctggactatttaagacacacacacacacacacacacacccttggcgaagtcttgatttgccccggtgatcaactctgagcgttttcttgtggactgtttaccctgttaccgttggattgtttattctctgtgacccttgctgcctaccctgatctttgcctgtttcctggactgtgattgtttgctgcctgccctgatccttgcctgtaccctgattctgtttgtctgccgcctgcctcgaccattgcctgtccttgtttatgttcctgcctttgcccctgtctacctgtgtaaatactgttcttaataaagcttgcaaatggatccccgctctgccgacccttcattacagaagacttcgccaacacaTGGATCCAGCGGCTTTCCTGAAGAACAATGGCCCAGTAGGAACGTCGCACAATTGTTATTAGGACTCACGCAGGGCACACGATCGATAGAGGATTATATCACGGAATATTTGAACATTGCTTATTGGTCAGATCTGCCGGACTGCGTGCTcatagactttttctgtgagggcaTCAATCAGCCACTTAAAGAACAACTCATTCGTGAGGGACCCCGTTCATCTCTAAGTCTGTTTTTGGATTATGCTTTATTGACTGTTGGCTCTccgtttactgtgggtgtcgtggAGAAATGCGACACTTCATCCATTCACGTAATGGCCGCCGCGCCAGATGACGCTCATAAAATGGCGGCCACCATAATAACaacaccaagtcaagtcacagttgaccTCCGTGAGCCAAGTCACGTCTCCTCTGATCTTCCAGAACAACGTCATGTCCCCGCTGTTCTTCTAGAGTCACGttacgtctctggatctgtttgggagcggagtgggttgcgttccagtgtggctgatccaccgctgacttcagcacgagcggctggcattcctaagcctccgccggccgcttcgcactcaagcccgctggCCGCTACGCCCTCAAGTTCGTCGGTTGCATCGCCCTCAAGCTCGTCtgttgcgacgccctcaagctcgccggttgcgacgccctcaagctcgccggttgcgacgccctcaagctcgccggttgcgacgccctcaagctctcctgatgctatggacaagatggccgctttgccagtgcccacgggcaagatggccgtgccgccagtgtctgggaacataggggtcgtcccagccagtgagtccgctccaccccgtgagcccgctgcagcgcccaccgaggaggtaggcacagagccaccgcctcaaccatgcaaacggaggaggaggaggaaggcttcctccatccctcaaggcccggaggccgtcccagagcagcccgctgccgtcccagagcagcccgctgccgtcccagagcaatccgctcttcctgatacggccacggaggccggcgccacccgagctcctcgccctgccggcgccacccgagctcctcgccctgccggcgccacccgagctcctcgccctgccggcgccacccgagctccttacccacgaaaccgccacggcctccgttgaattccccaagaacttttttgggggggggccatatacctgagggtggggagcttgtgggtggggaccctgcacgcccacggccttcaaccgcctgtaaactgctgtggccggctacggaccctgacctgccgtggttgcccaagccacctgacctgccgtggttgcccaagccacctgacctgccgtggttgcccaagccacctgacctgccatggcctcccgacactcctgacccgccgtggctgcccatggcacctgacccgccgtggctgcccgtggcacctgacccgccatggctgcccgtggcacctgaccccccgtggctgcccgagttcctggacctgcattggagaccccgttcccgtctgccaacaggtctccaatgtacccaccccccctccctatctgtgccatttacgccgtgaggacgcgccttccggaaggggggcgttatgtcacgatcactgtctgtgcctgtcagttcctggactccacttcccataatcctcccttccaatcacacgcaccaatcaccaattgccacacacacctgcagatcattacctggactatttaagacacacacacacacccttggcgaagtcttgatttgccccggtgatcaactctgagcgttttcttgtggactgtttaccctgttaccgttggattgtttattctctgtgacccttgctgcctgccctgatctttgcctgtttcctggactgtgattgtttgctgcctgccctgatccttgcctgtaccctgattctgtttgtctgccgcctgcctcgaccattgcctgtccttgtttatgttcctgcctttgcccctgtctacctgtgtaaatactgttcttaataaagcttgcaaatggatccccgctctgccgacccatcattacagcagaatttaacttattaatccatgaaaatatgaatccagcttctctccgtgaagacccgcactcatttcaaatggcAATCCACTGAAACAAGGCATGttgcaatctgtgacgaagcagtggccagttgcataaactcaGCCTCTATGTTAAGACTGTGACTTAAGATCTAGTTTAaccaactagcagttagttagggctaatcagtcttacttttctgattcaaatGAGACTgatctacctttttatgtaactgactttacAAAGAATTACACTATCCACATCATTCCTAACATATTTCCAAACATCCCACAACAATAAAAATTCATCtaaacaatcaattaaaaagctCTATAATGCCAACCGTTCTCTTGCATTATTgggacaaaaaatgttttatacgCATTACTTCTGGCCAAAGGAATTTTGAGTCTTCGCCCAGATGCGAGCATTTCAAAACCAGAGTGAAGGGGGTGAGTACGgtctttaaaaatcacaattgaGTCATAATTAATGtagtaattatgcataatgtataattaattctaaagtaaaggtcatagtaacccactagtaatgactgacacttgacttgacatttgatattcaacagtgctttgatctgcctgcattgacactattctttaagagctgctgtgcagccaaacaatgtaccagttatcaatgtaaagctgctttgacacaatctacattgtaaaaagcgctatataaataaaggtgacttgacttgactgaagtattaccaaatccttcagaaggaatcactaattatttggatcagtattctgaaGTGAGAAacataactctctagtaactactggagtcattgtaaacttttgaggttgacatatatatatatatatatatatatatatatatatatatatgtatagatTATATTAATCtataatttttgtaatatgtATTAAATAAGACTTTATTCGTCTATTATAGAAGCATGATTTCTCATTTTCTATTCGTCTATTGTAAAAGCATCTATTGTGTATACCCTGAGGATTGGGGCATCAGCTCACCAGCCAGATTTAATCAATATTTAAGGATAAGAGCAGTGGACTAAAAACTGTATTAAATctaaataactggttttgtGTTTCTGATGTATGTTTTTCTTGAATAATATGTTCCTTTAATAGATGTAGCCATTGTGTAATTGATATTTGGCATTTATTTTTCCATATTTGGCATTTATTATTAAGTAATATTGTTTTCTTGGCGATAGCTAGAGACATGAGTAAAGGTATTGAATATTTAAAAGATGGGTTAATTTGAGAGGTATCACCTAGGAGGCATAATGAAGGGAATTTGGGGATTCTGGTTTTGAAAAATTCTGTTAATTTGTTGGTGACATCTGTCCAGAACTGATGAACAGGAGGGCATAACCAGACTGCATGAAGGTAAGAGTCTTGTGTGTTTAGGTTGCAGTTAGTACATTTGTCCGAGGTTTCTAGGCCCATTTTGAACATCTTCTGTTGTGTAATGTGTGTTCTATGTACAATCTTATACTGGATTAATTGAATATTTGTGCTTCTACTAAAGATAAAGCTATTTTTACAAACTGTTTTCCAGAATTCCTCATCTGTGTTAATATTAAGGTCTTTCTCCCATTGTTTAACTGGTGCTACTGTATTGGTATCTATAGAAGATATTAAAGTATAAAGTTTTGTGAGCATCTTTACTGAATTACTGATTGTATTGATATGTTTAATAATTGGGGAAGGTTGTGCAATATCTGATTCCAGTTGTGGTTTTAATAGAGTTCCTGATTTGTAGGTAGTAATAATAGTGTTCTTTTCCTAAATTAAATTCCTGCATTCATTCTGTAAAAGTAATGAATGTGTTATCAGAAAACAGGTGATGTATATGTGTGATGCCTTTCTCTTTCCATTTGGTATTGTTAAGTGGCATATGATTAATAGTGAAATCCGGGTTATTCCATATaggtgtcacagacacgccgggctctacactcacccaatcacaacgcactccctctcctgagtattaaccagccacacctgacactcatcagcactcatcaccacagcagcTTAAAACACACTCCTGAACTCTCactcactgtccggtctcgttaatgcATACTGACCTGTTAtgcttacctccaggactccttTAAACGACTACCTCCTTGTCACCTGTGAGTTTCAGTGTGTTCGTCTGCTCCACGTCAACCTGCATCCACGCTCCCTGGGAAAacaagacaagtatcagatcCAGTATCACGTCCAGTCTACGTATCCACCTGCCTtaactcacctgcactctgcctgCACGCTCtgttgttgttcaataaactctGTTTACACTTACCAGTGTCTCCACTCCCTTCTGTCCGTAACAATAGGTGAATTGATGTGTAGTACGAACTCGTGATTTATCAATGTATTAATTTTCCACCAAGCAGTGAGAGTTGTTTTAATCATCAAATTCTTAAAgagattttgttgtttgattttaaTTGTGAGTGATGGAAGATCAGAAATTGTTATTTCTTTACATTCTGCTTGTTCTAACTCTAGCCATGGATTTTGGGTAGTGTCATTTCTGATCCATTTACGAAGATATTGTAGATGAGATGCTAAATAATAGTGTTGAAATGTTATACTGTTTTctttcagagtgtagaggacagatcactgtaactcagagtccatcaataacagcagttcaaccaggacaagaagtcagaataaactgtaaaaccagcagtagAGTGTCTAGTGGTTATCGTTtagcctggtacttacagaaacctggagaagctcctaaactcctcatatatgaTGTAACAAGgcgttatactggaactccatctagattcagtggcagtggatctgacagtgatttcactctgaccatcagtggagtccagactgaagatacaggagattattactgtcagagtgcaCACTATATCAACAGTAAacgtgtgttcacacagtgataaagagtggtacaaaaacctcggtcagtcagacgtcacagtgatgcactgatacagctgagagatactgcagctgctgatggaggatcacaaacaacacaatggtgtatCAAACCTTTCAAAGACTATATTATGACATATTCATATGTTTTATCCATTACTAACTGAactaaaatgtaaagaaaatatGTGTGGTGCTTGTTCCAACAAAACTTGCCACTACAGTGTCATCTAAGGCCATTTTCATGCCTGGCTCATATGTAGAGTTAAACAATCCAGGGATAAGATTAAAGGAAAACAAATACATTGTGACACGCACAGTTGTGACACAGCCTGTTTCGCTGGTCCATTGAGTCAGATTCACTACAACTGAACTGATCCAGG contains:
- the LOC127506546 gene encoding uncharacterized protein LOC127506546, whose product is MDPRSADPSLQKTSPTHGSSGFPEEQWPSRNVAQLLLGLTQGTRSIEDYITEYLNIAYWSDLPDCVLIDFFCEGINQPLKEQLIREGPRSSLSLFLDYALLTVGSPFTVGVVEKCDTSSIHVMAAAPDDAHKMAATIITTPSQVTVDLREPSHVSSDLPEQRHVPAVLLESRYVSGSVWERSGLRSSVADPPLTSARAAGIPKPPPAASHSSPLAATPSSSSVASPSSSSVATPSSSPVATPSSSPVATPSSSPVATPSSSPDAMDKMAALPVPTGKMAVPPVSGNIGVVPASESAPPREPAAAPTEEVGTEPPPQPCKRRRRRKASSIPQGPEAVPEQPAAVPEQPAAVPEQSALPDTATEAGATRAPRPAGATRAPRPAGATRAPRPAGATRAPYPRNRHGLR